GCGATGTGGCAAGAGTTGCCGTCTGCGGTGGCTCAACTACCTTCGCCCTAATCTCAAGCACGGTGGTTTCTCCGAAGAAGAAGACAACATCATTTGCAGCCTCTATGttactattggaagcaggtacactcaatttaattaattaatttatggtgaaaactcaggtgcagttcaattcacgtaaagttgatagctGAAAactgttaaatgatttgactgatttgactaaattttcatctaacggctcagctatcaacttcacgtgaagtcgactacacCTGAGTTTCCAATGAAAAAGATGAACCCTAATTTTGTTGTGTGTATGTATAGGTGGTCGGTGATTGCAGCGCAGTTGCCTGGAAGAACAGACAACGACATAAAGAACTATTGGAATACcaagctgaagaagaagcttcTGGGAAAACACCGCACTAATAACAAAGAGCACCACCAACAACCACGTTCTAGAAAGCAAGCatcaacaaccaataatactaGTGTTACCGGggatttttcatcatcatcatcatcatctgctaCTGCTACTTATTGGTCACACATGCATATGCCTATGCtgccactaccaccaccaccaccaccattaccACCGTTGCCATACGcagaagataataataatagcaaCAATGAAGAGCCCAGTTTCAACGACCAAGACTCTCTCAGGAAACTTCTTATCAAGCTCGGAGGAAGATTCTCCAACAACAATTTTAATGAGGATTATCAGCGGCCACCACTTGATGATGGGGTCATCATGAATTTTCATCAATTCCCTTCTTATgaaaatcatcatcataataTTGGATCATCATCTAGTTGCATGGTATCTGCTAATAATTATCCACAAAGGTTAGATGGATTGGAGTTCTTTTACGGAGAGGAAATGGCTGTAACTAATGATGAGAAGATAATAGAAACTGGTGGtgcttctaataataataatgagtgGTGTGAGAGCAGCAACACCACACTGATTTATCCTCCTCTTCATGAAGATTTCAGCTACCGAACCCCGCAATAGCACTATATCCATgtacatttctttttctttttctttttctttttttccctttcaATTTGCTTTGAACTTGAACTACTGGCCatttgaagaaaaagggaaacTTCGTTTTGATTCCCTTATTATACATATAGTAAACTTACTTcgtttatatatatatgtcttcTCTCTTTTGTGGCATTTTCGCCCAATGCATTTTATCCTATATTGTTTTGTTGTGTATCAGTTGGTTGTAATATTTACGGAGaatcattaattaatttgaaaCTCGTACTTTTTATGTTGTTTATTTGTGGAATTTTCGCAGCATACGGAACAGAATTGAAGTACAAATACTGTTTAAATCTGAGACTTGGGTTATATTTCCCCAGAATGAAGCTGCGTATGTAGTTGGTTGGATATATATAAGAATTTGTTAAGAAAAGTTGACTATAGATGCTACTTGTTAATTGTTACTACTAGCTTCAaacatttatgatttattattaggAAGCTAATTAGGGCCAAGGGGCACTAGCAGGGAACACCAGTTATATAAATGCCTTTGTGGATATAAATTATCGCTTGCTTGGTAATAATGAACTTATCGCACCACTGTTCTTGCCATTAAATGTGACTTCTTCATATATAGTGAGACCAACTCGCTAACTTAACTAGCTAGTTCGGTTTTTTCACTAGAATTTAAGCAAAAAATTCATGAAATTATAAATTTCTAGATATAACCAAAAATCAATTGTATGGTCATGCTAATAAATATGAGTCTATTGTCGTAGTCTCTCTTTCAGGGGACTTGTAATAAATTTGCTAAGTATATATAGCTGGATAATTAAACGGTAAATTCCATTATGTATATGTTTATGGTGATTacagtaaatttttttatttaaattatttaaatattttatttatatgtaatatataaAAGATTTACGATTTTACACTTATATTATACCTCTcgaatttaattaaaactaatGACTTAATTTATTGgatgaaatagaaaaataaaatcaaactaatACAATACTATCCAGACTATTATATCAACATATTAAGTCCTCTTGGATGaagttttaaattattatttttttaaatctaagATATAAACAtaactaactatttttttatactgaagatagggagactcgaactcgcaactTCTTAGATGAGTATAGAAAATTATGCTATTTGAACTATAACTTATTGACAAAGATAATTAACTATTAGAGTATGATAATATGAGTACTTTATTtgtattgaattaaattaaattaaattatattcatccaaattttaaactaaagtgtttataattttaaaattttaaattatttgaataaaattagaGGGAGACTCAAATACTCGCCTCTTAGATGAGTATAAGAAAACTATGCTATTTAAACTATAACTcattgataattaaattattaattcaatttatattcatcaaatttttttttttaaaatttgtaatttttcaaaattttaaactatt
This region of Arachis hypogaea cultivar Tifrunner chromosome 8, arahy.Tifrunner.gnm2.J5K5, whole genome shotgun sequence genomic DNA includes:
- the LOC112706395 gene encoding uncharacterized protein; translation: MGRAPCCDKANVKKGPWSPEEDSKLKSYIEQHGTGGNWIALPQKIGLKRCGKSCRLRWLNYLRPNLKHGGFSEEEDNIICSLYVTIGSRWSVIAAQLPGRTDNDIKNYWNTKLKKKLLGKHRTNNKEHHQQPRSRKQASTTNNTSVTGDFSSSSSSSATATYWSHMHMPMLPLPPPPPPLPPLPYAEDNNNSNNEEPSFNDQDSLRKLLIKLGGRFSNNNFNEDYQRPPLDDGVIMNFHQFPSYENHHHNIGSSSSCMVSANNYPQRLDGLEFFYGEEMAVTNDEKIIETGGASNNNNEWCESSNTTLIYPPLHEDFSYRTPQ